From Flavobacterium sp. 102, a single genomic window includes:
- the accD gene encoding acetyl-CoA carboxylase, carboxyltransferase subunit beta, whose protein sequence is MAWFKRTEKGITTATEDKKDVPKGLWYKSPTGKIIDQDELARNLWVSPEDDFHVRIGSKEYFEILFDNNEFKELDAKMTSKDPLNFVDTKKYADRLKDAIDKTGLKDAVRTGVGKSKGKDLVVCCMDFAFIGGSMGAVVGEKIARGIDYSIKNKIPFVMISKSGGARMMEAAYSLMQLAKTSAKLAQLAEAKIPYISLCTDPTTGGTTASYAMLGDINISEPGALIGFAGPRVVRDTTGKDLPEGFQTAEFVLDHGFLDFIAPRKELKDKINLYIDLILNQEIR, encoded by the coding sequence ATGGCTTGGTTTAAAAGAACAGAAAAAGGGATTACCACCGCAACAGAAGATAAGAAAGACGTTCCTAAAGGACTTTGGTACAAATCGCCTACCGGAAAAATTATTGACCAAGACGAATTGGCTAGAAATCTATGGGTAAGTCCGGAAGATGACTTCCACGTAAGAATTGGCAGTAAAGAATACTTCGAAATTTTGTTTGACAATAATGAATTCAAAGAGTTAGATGCCAAAATGACTTCTAAAGATCCTTTGAATTTTGTGGATACCAAAAAATATGCTGACCGATTAAAAGACGCTATCGACAAGACAGGATTGAAGGATGCTGTTAGAACGGGCGTCGGAAAATCAAAAGGTAAAGACTTGGTCGTTTGTTGTATGGACTTTGCCTTTATCGGAGGTTCAATGGGTGCTGTTGTAGGTGAAAAAATTGCTCGAGGTATTGATTATTCCATCAAAAACAAAATCCCTTTTGTAATGATATCTAAATCGGGTGGTGCTCGTATGATGGAAGCGGCTTATTCTTTAATGCAATTGGCCAAAACTTCCGCAAAATTAGCCCAATTGGCCGAAGCTAAAATCCCATACATTTCATTGTGTACTGATCCAACTACCGGAGGAACAACAGCTTCTTATGCGATGTTAGGCGACATCAATATCTCTGAACCTGGTGCTTTGATTGGATTTGCCGGACCAAGAGTTGTTCGTGATACAACCGGAAAAGATTTACCGGAAGGTTTTCAAACGGCTGAATTCGTTTTAGATCACGGTTTCCTTGATTTTATCGCACCAAGAAAAGAACTGAAAGACAAAATCAACTTATATATCGATTTGATTTTGAATCAGGAGATAAGATAA
- a CDS encoding rod shape-determining protein has product MGFFDFMTEDIAIDLGTANTLIIHNDKVVIDSPSIVARDRISGKIIAVGKEANMMQGKTHENIKTIRPLKDGVIADFDASEKMISMFIKSIPALKKKMFTPALRMVVCIPSGITEVEMRAVKESCERVNGKEVYLIHEPMAAAIGIGIDIMQPKGNMIVDIGGGTTEIAVIALGGIVCDKSVKIAGDVFTNDIVYYMRTQHNLFVGESTAEKIKITIGAATDDLETPPDDMSVQGRDLLTGKPKQVEVSYREIAKALDKSIQRIEDAIMETLSQTPPELAADIYNTGIYLAGGGSMLRGLDKRISQKTDLPVYIAEDPLRAVVRGTGMALKNIPKFRSILIK; this is encoded by the coding sequence ATGGGATTTTTTGATTTCATGACCGAGGATATAGCAATTGACCTTGGTACAGCAAACACACTGATAATTCACAATGACAAAGTTGTAATTGATAGCCCCTCAATTGTAGCTCGTGACCGAATATCAGGTAAAATCATAGCGGTTGGTAAAGAAGCCAATATGATGCAGGGTAAAACCCATGAAAACATCAAGACCATTCGTCCTTTGAAAGATGGGGTTATTGCTGATTTTGATGCATCTGAAAAAATGATCAGTATGTTCATCAAAAGCATTCCGGCTCTAAAGAAAAAAATGTTTACTCCGGCACTTCGCATGGTCGTTTGTATCCCTTCGGGTATTACCGAAGTAGAAATGCGTGCTGTAAAAGAATCGTGTGAGCGCGTAAACGGAAAAGAAGTATACTTAATCCACGAACCAATGGCCGCAGCCATTGGTATCGGTATCGATATTATGCAACCCAAAGGAAACATGATTGTTGATATTGGTGGTGGAACAACTGAAATTGCAGTTATTGCTTTAGGCGGAATAGTTTGTGACAAATCGGTTAAAATTGCCGGTGACGTTTTTACCAATGATATCGTTTACTACATGAGAACCCAACACAATTTATTCGTTGGGGAAAGCACTGCTGAGAAAATCAAAATTACTATTGGAGCGGCTACGGATGATTTAGAAACACCACCGGATGACATGTCGGTACAAGGTCGTGACTTATTGACCGGAAAACCAAAACAAGTTGAAGTATCCTATAGAGAAATCGCCAAAGCCTTAGACAAATCCATCCAACGTATCGAAGATGCAATTATGGAAACCTTATCACAAACACCACCGGAATTAGCTGCCGATATTTATAATACAGGTATTTATCTTGCTGGTGGAGGTTCGATGCTGAGAGGTTTGGACAAACGTATTTCTCAAAAAACAGATTTACCGGTTTACATTGCTGAAGATCCATTAAGAGCGGTAGTTCGCGGTACTGGAATGGCGCTTAAAAATATTCCGAAATTCAGAAGCATACTTATAAAATAG
- a CDS encoding ABC transporter permease yields MLLYLRLLKESFAFAMNALRNNKLRTMLSLLGVTIGIFSIIAVLAAVDSLDRKIKADLSSLDKNTIYLTSMSFGPTDIPRWKRDQFPKVSYDEYQYLKSSLNNVEDVCFQYFTLNQTLKFEANTVDNVNMVPVTSEFTDIQRMEFSSGRFFNESESNSGKQVVVLGHDIAESLFGAVDPLGKSIRMYGQEFTIIGVTKKKGESAIGVGGGDDASAFLPSNFLRRIYGDNNPKVSAIIIIKPEKDIDIEALKGEITQKLRNFRGVKQGDIDNFFISVLSGFADLIDGAIGQVRVGGILISVLSFLVGGFGIANIMFVSVKERTSLIGIQKSLGAKNKFILLQFLFEAIILCLIGGMIGLLIVWLLAMLMTNVLEFEFILGFNNIIIGTGLSAVVGLISGILPAISASKLDPVEAIRSGQ; encoded by the coding sequence ATGTTACTCTACCTAAGACTGCTAAAAGAAAGTTTTGCCTTTGCCATGAATGCTTTGCGAAACAATAAATTGCGTACGATGCTTTCCTTATTAGGCGTTACCATTGGAATATTTTCCATCATTGCGGTTTTAGCAGCAGTAGATTCTTTAGATCGAAAAATAAAAGCGGATTTAAGTTCGTTAGATAAAAACACCATTTATTTAACAAGCATGTCTTTTGGTCCAACTGATATTCCGAGATGGAAACGCGACCAATTTCCAAAAGTAAGTTACGATGAATACCAGTATTTAAAAAGTTCTTTGAATAATGTGGAAGACGTTTGTTTCCAATATTTTACTTTAAACCAAACCTTAAAATTTGAAGCCAATACAGTTGACAATGTAAATATGGTTCCGGTTACTTCTGAGTTTACGGATATTCAAAGAATGGAATTTTCTTCAGGACGATTTTTCAACGAGTCAGAGTCCAATTCAGGGAAACAAGTGGTGGTTTTAGGACACGATATTGCTGAGTCACTTTTTGGAGCTGTTGATCCGCTTGGGAAATCGATTCGTATGTATGGACAAGAATTTACCATAATTGGTGTCACCAAAAAGAAAGGTGAATCCGCTATCGGTGTTGGTGGAGGCGATGATGCATCTGCTTTTTTACCTTCTAATTTTTTGAGAAGAATTTATGGTGATAACAACCCAAAAGTGTCAGCTATTATTATCATAAAACCGGAAAAAGATATTGATATTGAAGCGTTAAAAGGTGAAATTACTCAAAAACTACGCAATTTTAGAGGCGTAAAACAAGGCGATATTGACAACTTTTTTATCAGTGTGCTTTCCGGATTTGCTGATTTGATTGATGGTGCTATCGGGCAAGTAAGGGTTGGTGGAATTCTAATCAGTGTTTTGTCGTTTTTGGTAGGCGGATTTGGAATTGCCAATATCATGTTTGTTTCGGTAAAAGAACGAACCAGTTTAATCGGAATTCAGAAATCATTGGGTGCCAAAAACAAGTTTATCCTATTGCAGTTCTTATTTGAAGCGATTATACTTTGTTTGATTGGTGGAATGATTGGTTTGCTTATTGTTTGGCTTTTAGCCATGCTGATGACCAATGTGCTGGAATTTGAATTCATATTGGGCTTTAACAATATAATCATCGGAACCGGCTTATCGGCAGTGGTTGGATTAATTTCCGGAATTTTACCAGCTATTTCAGCCTCTAAATTAGATCCGGTGGAAGCGATAAGAAGTGGGCAATAG
- the rodA gene encoding rod shape-determining protein RodA, which translates to MKNQSVTNNLDWISIVIYIVLVIMGWLNIYSSSLSSIEQETSIFDFSQIYGKQFLFILFSIPMIFVVLSVDAKFYEKYSSIIFAVALLSLAGLFLFGKTIAGQRCWYGIGSFTLQPSEFAKAATSLALAKYLSDVQVNLKDFNRQIQALIIIFLPVMLILPQPDPGSALIYTVFILVLYREGLPAWYVWTGFIAILLFVLALVIKPLALIGIALAVILFIYYRSRIIDRNWILSAIILVGVSGYVFSVDYVFENVFKQHHRDRFNILLGKEVDMKGVGYNTNQSEIAIGSGGWFGKGYLEGTQTKGGFVPEQHTDYIFTTVGEEWGFTGSLFVIALFVILITRIIYLAERQKTKFSRVYGYCVAGILFIHFFVNIAMVVGVFPTIGVPLPFFSYGGSGLWGFTILLFIFLKMDANKVNEW; encoded by the coding sequence ATGAAAAATCAAAGTGTAACAAATAATTTAGATTGGATAAGTATCGTCATCTATATTGTCTTAGTGATAATGGGTTGGCTGAATATTTATTCGTCTTCCTTGTCTTCTATAGAACAAGAAACTTCGATTTTTGATTTTAGTCAGATTTACGGGAAGCAGTTTTTGTTTATCCTTTTTTCGATTCCTATGATTTTCGTGGTACTTTCGGTAGATGCCAAGTTCTATGAAAAATATTCCAGTATCATTTTTGCCGTTGCCTTATTGTCCTTGGCCGGATTGTTTCTCTTTGGAAAAACCATCGCCGGACAACGTTGTTGGTATGGCATAGGAAGTTTTACACTTCAACCTTCAGAGTTTGCCAAAGCCGCTACCTCGTTGGCTTTAGCCAAATATTTGAGCGACGTACAAGTCAATTTAAAAGACTTTAATCGTCAGATACAAGCACTAATTATTATTTTTCTTCCCGTAATGCTCATCTTGCCACAACCCGATCCCGGGAGTGCTCTGATTTATACGGTTTTCATTTTAGTGCTTTATCGCGAAGGATTGCCGGCATGGTATGTTTGGACCGGTTTTATAGCCATCTTATTATTTGTTTTAGCTTTAGTCATTAAACCTTTAGCACTAATTGGAATTGCGTTGGCTGTTATCCTTTTTATTTACTATAGAAGCCGAATAATAGACCGAAATTGGATTTTGAGTGCAATCATTTTAGTAGGCGTATCCGGATATGTTTTTTCTGTAGATTATGTCTTTGAAAATGTATTCAAGCAGCACCACCGCGACCGTTTTAATATTCTCTTAGGGAAAGAAGTTGATATGAAAGGCGTTGGATATAATACTAATCAGTCCGAGATTGCTATTGGTTCCGGTGGTTGGTTTGGAAAAGGATATCTGGAAGGAACGCAAACCAAAGGAGGATTCGTACCCGAACAACACACCGATTATATCTTCACCACCGTTGGCGAAGAATGGGGATTCACCGGTTCGCTATTTGTCATTGCCTTATTTGTCATCCTGATCACACGTATCATTTATCTCGCTGAACGGCAAAAGACCAAGTTTAGTCGGGTCTATGGTTATTGTGTTGCCGGAATTTTATTTATCCATTTCTTCGTAAACATTGCTATGGTTGTTGGGGTTTTTCCAACCATCGGAGTACCATTGCCTTTCTTCTCTTATGGCGGTTCCGGTCTATGGGGATTCACTATTTTGCTTTTCATCTTCCTCAAGATGGATGCTAATAAAGTAAATGAATGGTAA
- the mreC gene encoding rod shape-determining protein MreC has product MQQIFNFILKNSNRLLFLLLLVISLSLTIQSHSYHKSKVISSANFFTGGIYEKVNNIDEYFHLKSQNDELAQENARLKSLLFNQKDTTKLPQIDTIKGVKKTDIIVSKVIRNSYSVHENYLTINNGSASGIKPNMGVINSAGIIGIVENTSKNYSTIISILNVKSQINAKIKKSNHFGSLVWNGKSTGFVQLIDVPRLAGVRKGDTIVTGGQSIIFPENIGIGTIDNVYVDDETNYYTLNIKLFNDMTNLGHVYIIKNKDAEEISTLENKGKKNE; this is encoded by the coding sequence ATGCAGCAAATTTTTAATTTTATACTTAAAAACAGTAATCGCTTACTGTTTTTGCTGCTTTTGGTAATATCCCTTTCTTTAACGATTCAATCGCATTCGTATCACAAAAGTAAGGTGATTAGCTCGGCTAATTTCTTTACCGGCGGAATTTATGAAAAGGTCAACAACATCGACGAATATTTTCATTTGAAATCTCAAAACGATGAATTGGCCCAAGAAAATGCCCGTTTGAAATCGCTTTTGTTTAATCAAAAAGACACCACTAAATTACCGCAAATTGACACAATCAAAGGCGTTAAGAAAACAGACATTATCGTTTCCAAAGTCATTCGCAATTCTTACAGTGTACACGAAAACTATCTGACCATCAACAACGGTTCAGCTTCCGGAATTAAACCTAACATGGGCGTGATTAACAGCGCCGGTATTATCGGAATTGTAGAAAACACCTCTAAAAACTATTCGACTATCATTAGTATTCTGAATGTCAAATCTCAAATCAATGCTAAAATCAAAAAATCGAATCACTTTGGTTCTTTAGTTTGGAACGGAAAAAGCACAGGGTTTGTTCAACTGATTGACGTCCCAAGATTGGCAGGTGTTCGCAAAGGTGATACCATTGTAACCGGTGGACAATCGATTATTTTCCCGGAAAATATTGGCATTGGCACTATCGACAATGTTTACGTTGACGACGAAACAAATTATTATACCCTAAACATCAAATTGTTTAATGATATGACCAATTTAGGCCATGTGTATATCATTAAAAACAAAGATGCAGAAGAAATTTCTACTTTAGAAAATAAAGGCAAAAAAAATGAATAG
- the mrdA gene encoding penicillin-binding protein 2 yields the protein MRKVLLPTIIFIVAILLVIRLFYLQVIDDTLKLKSDNNAIKKLYEYPERGYIYDRNNKLLVANQPSYDIMVIPKDVKDLDTTEFCSLLNITKEDFIKKIEKAKVYSPRLPSVFLAQLNKKEYAAFQEMQRKFIGFYIQKRSLRDYQVAFGANVFGFITQVNEGIIAKNKYYNSGDLIGRQGVEESYEDILRGIKGIKYIQKDKYNRDIGSYKEGRFDTIAVQGKDITLTLDAELQKYGEELMINKRGGIVAIEPSTGEILALVTAPSYDPAILVGRQRSKNYTMLYHDSIAKPLYDRGLLAEYTPGSPFKILTGLVALQEEVIDENTSFVCHHGFSYAPGRFMRCHDSGVSVLHNGIYNSCNTYFASIYMKTINKFQSAPAGVDAWSKHLKSFGLGQFMGYDLPTGKKGSLPTSKTYKKMYPGWGWSSKTIVSNAIGQGEVLMTPIQLANMIATVANRGFYYTPHIIKKIKGGQIDKKFTTKHVTTIDKKYFEPMISGLFDVYNLGTAHGLNVEGIDICGKTGTAENYTKINGKRVKLQDHSIFVAFAPKDNPKIAIAVFVENGYWGSRWAGPITSLMIEKYIKRKITRKDLEKRMLEGSLQAEYNKYIVNPIIDTLINKSIKAPVKAAVKDTNEIKKSTSPQ from the coding sequence ATGAGAAAAGTTTTGTTGCCCACAATCATTTTTATTGTTGCTATTTTATTGGTAATAAGATTATTTTATCTACAAGTAATTGATGATACTTTAAAATTAAAGTCCGACAATAATGCCATAAAAAAATTATATGAATATCCCGAAAGAGGTTATATCTACGATAGAAACAATAAACTTTTAGTAGCCAACCAACCCTCTTATGACATCATGGTAATTCCAAAAGACGTCAAAGATTTAGACACCACTGAATTTTGTTCTTTACTCAATATTACCAAAGAAGATTTTATAAAAAAAATTGAGAAAGCCAAGGTATACAGTCCTCGCCTTCCGTCGGTATTTTTAGCACAGTTGAACAAAAAAGAATATGCCGCCTTTCAGGAAATGCAAAGAAAGTTTATCGGGTTTTATATTCAAAAGCGTTCTTTGAGAGATTACCAAGTAGCTTTTGGAGCCAATGTTTTTGGCTTTATCACCCAAGTAAATGAAGGTATCATTGCCAAAAATAAATACTATAATAGTGGAGATTTAATTGGAAGACAAGGTGTTGAAGAGAGTTACGAAGACATTTTACGCGGGATAAAAGGGATAAAATACATTCAAAAAGACAAATACAATCGTGACATTGGTTCCTATAAAGAAGGCCGATTTGATACGATTGCCGTACAAGGAAAAGACATTACGCTAACCCTTGATGCCGAATTGCAAAAATATGGCGAAGAATTAATGATTAACAAACGTGGCGGAATCGTGGCAATTGAACCCAGCACAGGTGAGATTTTAGCCTTAGTTACAGCACCATCTTATGATCCTGCGATTTTGGTTGGAAGACAACGTTCCAAAAATTACACCATGCTTTATCATGATTCTATTGCCAAACCATTATATGACCGCGGACTTTTAGCAGAATACACACCCGGTTCTCCATTTAAAATCTTAACAGGATTAGTAGCCTTACAAGAAGAGGTAATCGATGAGAATACCAGTTTTGTTTGTCACCATGGTTTTAGTTATGCTCCGGGAAGATTTATGAGATGCCATGATTCAGGAGTATCTGTTTTGCACAATGGAATATACAATTCGTGCAACACTTACTTTGCCAGCATTTACATGAAAACCATCAATAAATTCCAAAGCGCTCCTGCTGGTGTTGATGCTTGGAGCAAACATTTAAAAAGTTTTGGGTTAGGACAATTTATGGGTTACGACTTACCAACCGGTAAAAAAGGAAGTCTTCCCACTTCTAAAACCTATAAAAAAATGTATCCCGGCTGGGGTTGGTCTAGTAAAACTATTGTTTCCAATGCCATTGGTCAAGGAGAAGTTTTGATGACGCCAATTCAATTGGCTAATATGATTGCGACGGTGGCCAATAGAGGTTTTTATTATACACCTCATATCATCAAAAAGATTAAAGGTGGTCAAATTGATAAAAAATTCACAACAAAGCACGTAACTACCATTGATAAAAAATATTTTGAACCAATGATTAGCGGTTTATTTGATGTTTACAATCTTGGAACTGCGCATGGGTTGAACGTGGAAGGCATTGACATCTGTGGGAAAACCGGAACGGCTGAAAATTACACCAAAATAAATGGTAAAAGAGTCAAGCTTCAAGACCACTCTATTTTTGTTGCTTTTGCACCAAAAGACAATCCAAAGATTGCGATAGCTGTATTTGTAGAAAATGGCTATTGGGGTTCGCGTTGGGCTGGTCCTATCACAAGTTTGATGATTGAGAAATACATCAAAAGAAAAATTACCCGAAAAGATTTAGAGAAACGAATGTTAGAAGGAAGTCTTCAAGCGGAATACAACAAGTACATTGTTAATCCGATTATTGACACTTTAATCAATAAGAGTATTAAAGCTCCGGTAAAAGCTGCCGTTAAAGACACCAATGAAATTAAAAAGAGTACATCTCCACAATAA
- the fbaA gene encoding class II fructose-bisphosphate aldolase, translated as MAHNIKPGVATGDEVQAIFNYAKEKGFALPAVNVIGSSTINGVLETAAKLNAPVIIQFSNGGAQFNAGKGLSNVGEKAAIAGGIAGAKHIHTLAEAYGATVILHTDHCAKKLLPWIDGLLDASEKHFAETGKPLYSSHMIDLSEEPIEENIEICKEYLARMSKMGMTLEIELGITGGEEDGVDNSDVDSSKLYTQPDEVAYAYEELMKISPKFTIAAAFGNVHGVYKPGNVKLTPKILKNSQDYVQNKFSTGTNPVDFVFHGGSGSTLEEIREAISYGVIKMNIDTDLQFAFTEGIRDYMTSKIDYLRTQIGSPEGADSPNKKHYDPRKWIREGEVTFNTRLEQAFADLNNVNTL; from the coding sequence ATGGCTCACAATATCAAACCAGGAGTTGCAACCGGAGATGAAGTACAAGCGATTTTCAACTATGCTAAAGAAAAAGGATTCGCACTTCCCGCGGTAAACGTAATAGGTTCGAGTACTATCAATGGCGTTTTAGAAACGGCCGCTAAATTAAACGCACCCGTGATTATTCAATTTTCCAATGGTGGCGCACAGTTTAATGCCGGAAAAGGATTGTCAAATGTTGGCGAAAAAGCAGCCATTGCCGGTGGAATTGCCGGAGCCAAACACATTCATACTTTAGCGGAAGCTTATGGCGCGACTGTGATTCTTCATACTGACCATTGTGCCAAAAAATTATTGCCTTGGATTGACGGTTTGCTTGATGCTTCTGAAAAACATTTCGCAGAAACCGGAAAACCATTATACTCTTCACACATGATTGATTTATCTGAAGAGCCTATCGAAGAAAACATCGAAATCTGTAAAGAATACTTAGCTCGTATGAGCAAAATGGGTATGACTTTGGAAATCGAATTAGGCATTACCGGTGGTGAAGAAGATGGTGTTGACAATTCAGATGTGGATAGCTCAAAATTATACACCCAACCTGATGAAGTAGCTTACGCTTATGAAGAGTTGATGAAAATCTCTCCTAAATTCACTATCGCTGCAGCTTTTGGAAACGTACATGGTGTTTACAAACCGGGCAACGTAAAATTGACGCCTAAAATCTTGAAAAACTCTCAAGATTATGTTCAAAATAAATTCAGCACCGGAACAAATCCGGTTGACTTTGTTTTCCATGGTGGTTCAGGTTCGACTTTGGAAGAAATCAGAGAAGCGATTTCTTATGGGGTAATCAAAATGAACATTGATACCGACTTACAATTTGCTTTCACCGAAGGCATCAGAGATTATATGACTTCAAAAATTGATTATTTAAGAACCCAAATCGGAAGTCCAGAAGGCGCTGATTCACCTAACAAAAAACACTATGATCCAAGAAAATGGATTCGTGAAGGTGAAGTAACTTTCAACACGAGATTAGAGCAAGCATTTGCTGACTTAAATAACGTAAACACATTATAA
- a CDS encoding rod shape-determining protein MreD, with amino-acid sequence MNSALLGNIARFILLLAAQVLIFNRIDLFGFINPFPYVLFIILFPVNGNKTGLLMASFFLGILMDMFCNSGGVHAAACIMLAYFRPAIFKFSFGLSYEYQTVKLNDVLTPERFSFILIAVVLHHIILFVLEVFKLSFLWDILLRTVLSTIFTLITCIIIIYIIKPSKR; translated from the coding sequence ATGAATAGTGCGTTGTTAGGAAATATCGCTCGCTTTATCTTGTTGCTTGCAGCACAAGTTTTGATATTCAATAGAATTGACCTGTTTGGGTTTATCAATCCGTTTCCTTATGTTTTATTCATTATCCTTTTTCCTGTAAACGGAAACAAAACCGGACTTTTAATGGCGAGTTTCTTTTTGGGGATTTTGATGGATATGTTTTGTAATTCCGGCGGAGTGCATGCGGCCGCTTGTATCATGTTAGCTTATTTCAGACCGGCTATTTTTAAATTTTCCTTCGGATTGAGTTACGAATATCAAACCGTCAAACTGAACGATGTTTTAACACCTGAGCGCTTTTCATTTATATTAATAGCCGTTGTTTTGCATCACATCATATTGTTTGTATTGGAAGTGTTTAAACTAAGCTTTCTTTGGGACATTTTATTACGCACGGTTTTAAGCACTATTTTTACTCTAATCACTTGTATTATTATCATCTACATCATTAAGCCAAGTAAGCGATGA
- the purH gene encoding bifunctional phosphoribosylaminoimidazolecarboxamide formyltransferase/IMP cyclohydrolase encodes MSTQKTIQSALISVFSKEGLEPIVRKLHEQNVTLYSTGGTEEFINKLGIPVVPVEEITSFPEILGGRVKTLHPKIFGGILNRQDNSSDVEQMKEFDIPQIDLVIVDLYPFEKTVASGASEADIIEKIDIGGISLIRAAAKNFKDTVIVASVNEYALLLDLISTQNGATTLEQRKMMASKAFHVSSNYDSAIFNYFNTDETIFKASIDNGQVLRYGENPHQKGFFFGEFDQMFTKLHGKELSYNNLLDVDAAVNLILEFKENEPTFAILKHNNACGLATRSTIKEAYLAALAGDPTSAFGGVLIANHKIDLATANEINSLFCEVVIAPSYDDEAIVILSEKKNRILLVQHDVALPNRQVRTCLNGLLVQDRNNITDNKTHLNYVTTTKPSEQEIDDLLFASKICKNTKSNTIVFAKNSTLVASGTGQTSRVDALKQAIEKANTFGFDLNGAVMASDAFFPFPDCVEIAHNAGITAVIQPGGSIKDELSINFCNENKVAMVFTGTRHFKH; translated from the coding sequence ATGAGCACACAAAAAACAATCCAATCAGCCTTAATTTCAGTCTTTTCAAAAGAGGGTTTAGAGCCAATTGTTCGAAAACTACATGAACAAAATGTAACCCTTTATTCAACGGGCGGAACCGAAGAATTCATCAACAAATTAGGAATTCCTGTGGTTCCTGTAGAAGAAATCACTTCGTTCCCTGAAATTTTGGGCGGAAGAGTAAAAACATTACATCCAAAAATTTTTGGCGGCATCTTAAATCGTCAAGACAATTCTTCGGATGTAGAACAAATGAAGGAGTTTGACATTCCTCAAATTGACTTAGTGATTGTAGATTTATACCCATTTGAAAAAACGGTAGCTTCAGGAGCAAGTGAAGCAGATATTATAGAAAAAATTGACATTGGCGGTATTTCGTTAATTCGCGCTGCCGCGAAAAATTTCAAAGACACCGTAATTGTAGCTTCGGTAAACGAATATGCTCTTTTGTTGGATTTGATATCGACTCAAAATGGCGCTACGACATTGGAACAAAGAAAAATGATGGCCTCAAAAGCATTTCATGTTTCTTCAAATTATGACAGTGCTATTTTCAATTATTTCAATACAGATGAAACGATTTTTAAAGCCAGTATTGATAACGGACAAGTATTGCGTTATGGAGAAAATCCACATCAAAAAGGATTTTTCTTTGGCGAATTTGACCAAATGTTCACCAAATTACACGGTAAAGAATTGTCATACAACAATTTACTAGATGTTGATGCTGCGGTAAACTTAATATTAGAATTCAAAGAAAACGAACCAACCTTTGCCATCTTAAAACACAATAATGCTTGCGGATTGGCCACAAGAAGTACCATAAAAGAAGCTTATTTGGCGGCGCTGGCCGGTGATCCAACTTCTGCTTTTGGCGGTGTATTGATTGCTAATCACAAAATCGATTTGGCAACAGCCAATGAAATCAACAGCTTATTCTGCGAAGTTGTAATCGCGCCAAGTTATGATGACGAAGCCATTGTCATTTTATCTGAAAAGAAAAACAGAATTCTTTTAGTGCAACATGATGTAGCATTGCCAAACCGTCAAGTGAGAACCTGTTTGAACGGTTTATTAGTACAAGACAGAAACAACATTACGGACAATAAAACACACCTAAATTACGTTACTACTACAAAGCCTAGTGAACAAGAAATCGATGATTTATTATTTGCTTCAAAAATTTGTAAAAATACCAAATCAAACACGATTGTATTTGCAAAAAACAGTACATTAGTAGCATCGGGAACCGGTCAAACTTCGCGAGTAGATGCTTTGAAACAAGCAATTGAAAAAGCAAACACTTTTGGATTTGATTTGAACGGTGCTGTAATGGCAAGTGATGCATTTTTCCCTTTTCCGGATTGTGTAGAAATTGCTCACAACGCAGGAATTACGGCGGTTATTCAACCCGGCGGTTCGATAAAAGATGAGTTGAGCATTAATTTTTGCAACGAAAATAAAGTTGCGATGGTATTTACAGGCACACGTCATTTTAAACATTAA